ACCGATGTGGAGGTAGCTTTTGGGATTGATGGAGAGGGCAAAGCAGAGTTAGATACGAATGTTCCTTTTTTAACCCATATGCTCGATTTATTTACAAAGCATGGCCAATTTGATTTAACGGTTCACGCAAAAGGAGATATTGAAATCGATGATCATCATACGACAGAGGACATCGGGATTTGCCTAGGGCATGTTTTAAGACAAGCTTTAGGTGATAAAAAAGGAATTAAACGGTATGGAAATGCTTTTGTACCAATGGATGAAGCATTAGCACAAGTGGTCATTGATTTAAGTAATCGTCCTCATTTTGAAATGCGCGGAGAATTACCGAGTCAAAAGGTAGGGACATTCGATACAGAACTTGTTTATGAGTTTTTGTGGAAGCTGGCATTAGAAGCAAGAATGAATTTACACGTGATCGTTCATTATGGTCAAAATACTCATCATATTATCGAAGCAATTTTCAAAGCATTAGGACGTGCACTTGATGAAGCAACGATCATTGACCCGCGCGTTAAGGGGATTCCATCAACGAAAGGAAAGTTGTGATGATTGGAATTGTTGACTATGGCATGGGAAATTTATTCAGTGTAAGAAAAGCACTTGAACGACTAAATGTTCCTTATCAAATTAGTGAATCACCAGAAGAGCTACAAACAATGGATGGTTTGATTTTACCCGGAGTTGGTTCATTTAAAGATGCAATGGAACTTTTAAATGAGAAAAAATTAACCAATTTTCTTCTTGATTACACAGCAAAAGGAAAACCTTTATTAGGGATTTGTTTAGGTATGCAACTTCTTTTTGAAGAGAGTGAAGAGAACGGCTACTCCAAGGGTTTGTCTTTATTAAAAGGAAAAATAAAACGCATCCCAGCAGAAGGTATGAATGAGACATTCAAAATCCCACATATGGGGTGGAATCAATTAAAATTTCAGCAAGAAAATCCAGTGGTTGAAAAAGTAGAAGAAGGATTCGTTTATTTTGTCCATTCCTATTATGCAACAGAAATGGACAAGGAAGAATTAATTGCAAGCACTCAATATAATGTGGAAATACCAGCAATTGTCGGAAAGGGCAATATATTGGGGATGCAGTTTCACCCAGAGAAAAGCGGTGAGGTTGGCATGCAATTATTAAATAAATATACAAAACTAGTGGAATCAGGGGTGTTCTCATGAGTTTTACAATTTACCCAGCCATTGATATGCGCGGTGGAAAATGTGTTCGTTTAATACAGGGGGATTATAATAAAGAAACCATTTATGGAGACTCCCCTTTCGATATGGCAAAATCCTTTGCAGATGCAGGGGCAGAATGGATTCATATGGTCGATTTAGACGGGGCGAAAGATGGAAAAAGAGTGAATGATCAATACGTTTCAGAAGCGGCGCAAAAGCTTCCAGCAAAAGTCCAAATCGGCGGTGGGATTCGATCGGAAGAAGATGTGGTTCATTACTTGGAGAAGGGAATTGACCGTGTCATCATTGGAAGCCTAGCTATATCCAATCCGGATTTAGTTAAAAGTTTCATTCGCAAGTACGGGGAAAAGGTTGCGATTGGGCTCGATGCAAAAGACGGTTTTGTCGCCACTCATGGTTGGCTTGAAACATCCCAAGTTAAAGCGGTTGATATCGGGAAGGAATTTGCAGATGCAGGAGCAGAAACCTTTATTTTTACTGATATTGCAACAGATGGGATGCTATCTGGACCAAATATTGAAGCGGTCACCGAACTAGCAAAAGCAACCGGAAAGTCTGTCATTGCATCAGGAGGAGTTAGTTCTCTGGAGGATTTACGTGTTATAAAAAAAAATGAACAAGCTGGAGTGGTTGGGGCAATTGTGGGCAAGGCGATTTATACGGGGCAGTTTACCGTTCAGGAAGCGCTGAAAGAGGTGAAATAAATGGTGACGAAAAGAATTATTCCATGTTTAGATGTGAAAGATGGGCGTGTTGTGAAAGGAGTTCAATTTGTCCAATTACGTGATGCAGGAGATCCTGTTGAACTTGCTCATTTTTACGATGATCAAGGGGCAGACGAGCTTGTTTTTTTAGATATTTCAGCTTCCCATGAAGGAAGGAAAACGATGGAGGATGTTGTAAAAGATGTTGCTTCTCAATTGGCGATCCCTTTTACAGTTGGCGGAGGAATTAACTCTCTAGATGATATGAAGAGAATCTTGCGGGCAGGGGCCGATAAAGTGTCGGTGAATACCGCAGCTGTAAAAAATCCAGAGGTGATCAAAGAGGGAGCCCAATATTTCGGATCTCAATGTATTGTTGTCGCCATTGATGCGAAATTTGACGAAAAGTTAGGGTCTTGGCGGGTGTATACTCATGGAGGGCGAGAAGCAACAGATAGAGAAGTCATATCATGGGCGCAAGAAGCGGTTCAATTAGGAGCGGGAGAAATTTTATTAACAAGTATGGATCGGGATGGGGAAAAGGCGGGTTTTGATGTCGCCCTTACAAAAGCGGTAAGTGAAGCCGTTTCGGTTCCAGTCATTGCATCAGGTGGTGCAGGTGGAGCGGAACATTTTCTAGAAATTTTAACAGAAGGAAAAGCGGATGCCGCATTAGCAGCTTCTATTTTCCATTATAAAGAAACAAGTGTACAAGAAGTAAAGAATTTCCTAAAACAGTCAGGAGTGAATATGCGATGAACATCGAAGAAATTCAATGGAATAATCAAGGGTTAATTCCCGCTATCGTTCAAGATGCAAAAACAAAAGAAGTACTCACATTAGCTTATATGAATAAAGAATCCTATCAAAAAACAGTGGATACCGGTGAAACTTGGTTTTATAGTCGTTCCCGTCAAGAGCTTTGGCATAAGGGAGAGACAAGTGGAAACACTCAAAAAGTGGTCAGTATGAAAATTGATTGTGATCAAGATGCGGTCGTTATTTTAGTCGAACCAGCTGGACCTGCTTGTCATACTGGGACAACTAGTTGTTTTGACAAAACGGTTTTCGGTGAGGATAAAGTATCTCCATATGATATTTTACATAAGCTCGAGTCCGTCATTAAAAGTCGCGATGAAGAACGCCCTGAGGGTACTTATACGACCTATTTATTTGAAGAGGGTGTCGATAAAATATTGAAAAAAGTCGGGGAAGAATCAGCGGAGGTTATTATTGCTGCCAAAAATAGAAGTCATGAAGAGCTTAAATGGGAGTCAGCTGATCTTCTATACCACTTATTAGTATTATTGCGTGAACAACGTCTACCATTAACAGATGTTTTATCCGTACTCGCAGAACGACATGAAAAGAAAAAATAAAAATAAATACCAAAGGGGGTTGATGAACAGATCAACCCCCTTTGGTATTAAAAACCTCGTAAAAATCCTCAAAAATGAAAAATCCTCCACCACAAGTGAAGATTTAACAAAAAATTAGAAACTTCTCCATAAATAAATGCTTCGCCATGTTTCGTCAACATTCGATTATATGATATACTACAGTAATCAATTACTGTACGTTTTGGAGGACTTTCATGAGAAAAGACTCAAATATTATGAGCGAAACGGGGAAAATTGTTTCCTTTATTCCAACAGGTGAATATTACTTTTCAAAAGGATTAAAATCTTATCGACGCAGGGATTTGAAAAAAGCAAAAAAATATTTTTCCCGCGCATTCGATTTGGAACCACTTGAACCCATCATCGCATGTCAATTAGCAATTGTCGAAACTGAATTAGGAAATTATGAACAATCTAACCAATTATTGCACCTCATTCTAGATGAACTGGATTCGTTTATGAATGAATGCAATTATTTTTTGGCTAATAATTATGCCCATCTTGGGATGTTTAAGGAAGCAGCTGAACATACAACTGCTTATTTAAAGGAGAACCCAGATGGAGAGTTTGCAGAAGACGCAGAAGATCTCCTTGAAGTGATCCGTTTAGATGGGGATTTGGCCATTGAAACGATTTACGAACAAGACGAACTTATTACTATGCAAGATAAGGCAAAGGACTTACTTGAGATGGGGAATTTCGAAAAGGCGATTTCTGTTCTAGAGGAGATTATTCACAAGTATCCAGAATTTTGGTCTGCCTATAATAATTTAGCACTCGCTTATTATTATTTAGGAGATCTAAAGAAATCCCATGAAATTTTACATGATGTATTAGAAAAAAGCCCTGGTAACTTACATGCACTTTGCAATTTAACTGTTTTTATGTATTATGAAAAACGCGAAGATGAATTGAATCAATTACTTGAAGTATTGCGGAAAATTAGACCGTTAATACCAGAGCATCAATTTAAATTAGGGGCTACTTTTGCATTAGTAGGTCAGTTTGAAGACGCATATTTTTGGTTGAAAAAATTGTATAAAGCAGGATTTCAAGGGGATGCAAGCTTTTATTATTGGTTATCTCATGCTGCATATCAAACTGGTCATCAAAAGACAGCATATACCGTATGGGAGCATGTAAAGGAAATGAGCCCAGAAAAAGAAGGTTCAGAGCCTTGGAATCATTCATCACAGGAAAAGTTAGGTTACGAGCATCATATTTCTTCTATTGTGAAGAGATTGAACAGCCCATATGAAGAGGACCGACTTTTCGGTATTTTTTTATTGTCTGTAACAGATGATAAGCAGAAAGTCACTTCACATCCAGATTTTTGTGATATCGAGACATTATCTATTTATGAGAAATGGTATTTGGCTTATGTTTTGGGGATGGAGTTAACGGGACAAACGGAAGAGAAATTTGTTGAAATGGCACATGAGACCGCTCTTAAACTATATAACCGTTATCATCCAATTGGACATGAAGAAACAGGTTTATTCTTGCTATGGTTTTCTGCTCTTCCCGCACTTTTCGAGCAATCATACCGGCCAGGAAGTCAGGATCGCTTTGCAGCAGCAACTGAATATTTATGGTGTAAATTTCGAGAAAAGAAAAAATCCCAAAAAGAAATTGCGGAAATATATCATATTTCTCCCTCAACTTTAAGAAAATATGTCAAATTTATAGAAGATCTGATCTTTCAAGCATAATGATGGACTTTATACCTGTTGTTTAATAGGATATGAGTATATCGGAAATAATAGTTTAGACATTATTTTCAACGACATATAAAGGGGTGTCTTGAGTTGACTGAGGAAAAGATTTATGACGTGATTATCATTGGTGCTGGGCCAGCAGGAATGACGGCAGCTGTTTATACATCTAGAGCGAATTTATCCACTTTAATGATCGAGCGTGGTGTTCCAGGCGGACAAATGGCTAATACGGAAGAAGTAGAAAATTATCCAGGATATGACCATATACTTGGTCCAGATCTTTCAAATAAAATGTTCGAACATGCCAAAAAATTTGGCGCAGAATATGCTTATGGTGATATTCAAGAAATTATCGATGGGGAAGAGTATAAAACAATTCAAGCTGGATCGAAGCAATATAAAACTCGCGCCATCATCATTGCAACTGGTGCAGAATATAAAAAAATCGGAGTACCTGGAGAGAAAGAACTAGGAGGCCGCGGTGTATCTTATTGTGCGGTTTGTGATGGTGCATTTTTCAAAAATAAAGAACTTGTTGTTATCGGTGGGGGAGATTCCGCTGTTGAAGAAGGAGTTTATTTAACACGGTTCGCTTCAAAAGTTACGATCGTTCACCGTCGTGATGAGCTTCGTGCCCAAAAGATTTTACAACAACGTGCGTTTGATAATGAAAAAATTGATTTTATCTGGAATCATACAGTGAAAGAAATTAATGAAAAAGACGGCAAAGTAGGCAGTGTAACATTAGTTTCAACTGTGGATGGATCGGAGCAAGAATTTAAAACAGATGGTGTCTTCGTTTACATCGGCATGGTTCCTTTAACAAAACCATTCGCTAATTTGAATATTACAAATGAAGCGGGTTATATCGAAACAAATAGTGAAATGGAAACAAAAGTTCCTGGAATTTTTGCTGCTGGGGATGTTCGTGAAAAAACTTTACGTCAAATTGTAACAGCAACTGGTGATGGTAGTATTGCTGCACAATCAGCACAGCATTATATTGAAGAACTAAAAGAAAAATTAAAAGTGAAATAAATTGGAAAATCAGTGGGAACCTCCCACTGATTTTTATTATTTCTTTTACATTCTTTTACAATTGTTTAATTCGTATGTAATCATTATGAAATAATTTTCTTTTATAATTGAAAAGTGAAATAGACCCCCTTTAGTAATATAATGCTTCCCTATTTTTGACACAGGCGAACCCTGTGTTTTTTTTTGCTTAGGAAGCTAAAAAGTTCTTTATCTCAGTCGAAAACTGCGAAATTCGTACTCCGTTTTCTCCCTACGATAAGTCAACATCTGCTCGCAAAACCGGCTCGCCGTGTTTCCTTTATCTCAGTCGAAAACTACGAAATTCGTACGTCGATGAACAGATGCATCCTCTTTTGATCGTCAAGCTCCAGCATCTATCGACTAGCGTATTTCTACGTCTTTTCCCTACGATAAGTCAACATCAGCTCGTGGAATGCCTCGCTGTGTTTCTTTTATCTCAGTCAAAGACTGCGAAATTCGTACGTCGATGAACAGATGCATCCTCTTTTGTAGAATGTTTTCGAATTCATTGAGAGATGGTAAGAAAACATAGTATAATGAAGGGAATAAACAAGTTATTCTACTTTTTATGTTTGAATTCAATAAAATAGCATTGAATTTCTTTTGAGGTGAAGTGGATGCAACGTGTAACGAACTGTCTATTATTAAAAGATCATAAAGTATTACTTTTGCAAAAGCCAAGAAGGGGTTGGTGGGTAGCTCCAGGAGGAAAAATGGAACCTGGCGAATCCATTCGAGATGCTGCGATTCGCGAATTTCGTGAAGAAACAGGGATTTATTTACGTAATCCAAATGTAAAAGGAATCTTTACCTTCATCATGAAGGATGGAGACGAAATTTTAAATGAATGGATGATGTTTACTTTTTTCGCAGAAGAAAGTGATGGCGTTTCAGTCAAGCGCTCAGAAGAAGGCGTATTAAAGTGGCATGATATCGATGAAATTAAAACCTTACCAATGGCAGAGGGAGATCATCATATACTAGATTATATGGTTCATGGAAAAGGAATCATCTACGGAACATTTACTTATACACCAGATTTTGAATTGTTATCTTATCGACTTGATCCGAGTTAATAGGAGGACATAGAGAGGGGATTAAAGATATGAGTGCAGGATCCGTAAGCGATGTACAGCTAGTCATTATTACGGGAATGTCTGGTGCAGGGAAAACAGTCGCCATTCAAAGCTTCGAGGACTTAGGCTTTTTTTGTGTAGATAATCTCCCTCCGACATTACTTCCGAAGTTTCTGGAACTGATGAAAGACTCGGGAAATAAAATGAATAAAGTTGCAGTCGTCATGGATTTACGAGGACGGGACTTTTTTGAACATTTATTTAAAGCATTAGATGAAATTGTTGAGACAACTTGGGTAAGTCCGCAAATTTTATTTCTTAATGCAAGTGATTCTGTTTTAGTGCGGAGATATAAGGAGACAAGACGTTCACATCCGCTTGCTCCTAGTGGGCTTCCATTAGAGGGGATCCAGCAAGAAAGACAGCTTCTTGAAGAGTTAAAAGGAAGAGCACAACTTATTTATGATACTTCTGAAATGAAACCAAAAGAGCTTCGTGAAAGAATTTTAACCGAGTTTTCGGTGAATAAAAGGGCTTATTTTACGGTAAACGTCATGTCTTTTGGATTTAAGCATGGTCTGCCTATTGATGCCGATTTAGTGTTTGATGTTCGATTTTTACCAAATCCACATTATATTGAACATATGCGGCCACGAACAGGGTTGGATGAGGATGTGGCCAATTATGTTATGAAGTGGAATGATACTCAAAAATTCCTTGAGAAAGTAACGGATCTGTTATCGTTTATGTTGCCGCATTATAAAAGAGAAGGAAAAAGACAGCTTGTGATTGCAATAGGGTGTACGGGTGGACAACATCGTTCTGTTGCTCTTTCCGAATATATAGGGCATTACTTCTCAGCAGATTACCACACAAGGATTACACACCGGGATATAAAAAGAAGAAAGGAAATATCAACATGACATCTTCAAATCGAAAGGTTGTAATCATTGGCGGGGGAACGGGATTGCCAGTTCTACTCCGAGGCTTAAAGAAATATCCTATTGATATAACGGCAATTGTTACGGTGGCAGATGATGGGGGGAGTTCTGGACGACTTCGCAATGAAATGGATATTCCACCACCAGGAGATATTAGAAATGTTTTGGCGGCATTATCAGATGTTGAGCCATTAGTGGAACAATTATTTCAACATCGTTTTAATACATCGAATGAACTTTCTGGTCATTCTCTTGGAAATTTAATCATCGCAGCCCTAACTTCTATTACAGGTGATTTTGTCCATGCTGTTCAGGAAATGAGTAGGGTTCTAAATGTGCATGGAAAAGTACTCCCGGCCGCGAATCAAAGTGTTGTTCTTCATGCTGTTATGGAAGATGAAACGGTTGTATCAGGAGAATCAAAGATCCCTTATTCTGGTAAAAAGATCGATCGAGTATTTCTTACCCCAGAAAATGTGAAACCGCTGCCAGAAGCCGTTCGTGCCATTACTGAAGCCGACTTAATTGTGATTGGCCCTGGTAGTCTTTATACGAGTATATTACCTAATTTACTTGTGCCCCAAATAGGAGAGGCCGTTTGCCGAGCAAAAGCAAAAAAAGTATATATATGCAATTTAATGACACAAGCTGGGGAAACATTAGATTATACAGCAAGTGATCATGTCCAAGCGGTATATGATCATTTAGAATGTGCTTCGATCGATACAATTCTGGTCAATAATAAGCCAATACCGGCGGAAATCCAAGCAAGGTATAAAGAAGAGTTAGCTAAGCCAGTCATCTATGATTTGGAACGCTTAACTTCTATCGGTTTGAATGTCGTACAGGATGAATTTGTGTCTTATACAAATGGGGTCATTCG
This DNA window, taken from Oikeobacillus pervagus, encodes the following:
- the hisB gene encoding imidazoleglycerol-phosphate dehydratase HisB, whose amino-acid sequence is MAERFAEIRRKTNETDVEVAFGIDGEGKAELDTNVPFLTHMLDLFTKHGQFDLTVHAKGDIEIDDHHTTEDIGICLGHVLRQALGDKKGIKRYGNAFVPMDEALAQVVIDLSNRPHFEMRGELPSQKVGTFDTELVYEFLWKLALEARMNLHVIVHYGQNTHHIIEAIFKALGRALDEATIIDPRVKGIPSTKGKL
- the hisH gene encoding imidazole glycerol phosphate synthase subunit HisH, with translation MIGIVDYGMGNLFSVRKALERLNVPYQISESPEELQTMDGLILPGVGSFKDAMELLNEKKLTNFLLDYTAKGKPLLGICLGMQLLFEESEENGYSKGLSLLKGKIKRIPAEGMNETFKIPHMGWNQLKFQQENPVVEKVEEGFVYFVHSYYATEMDKEELIASTQYNVEIPAIVGKGNILGMQFHPEKSGEVGMQLLNKYTKLVESGVFS
- the hisA gene encoding 1-(5-phosphoribosyl)-5-[(5-phosphoribosylamino)methylideneamino]imidazole-4-carboxamide isomerase, which gives rise to MSFTIYPAIDMRGGKCVRLIQGDYNKETIYGDSPFDMAKSFADAGAEWIHMVDLDGAKDGKRVNDQYVSEAAQKLPAKVQIGGGIRSEEDVVHYLEKGIDRVIIGSLAISNPDLVKSFIRKYGEKVAIGLDAKDGFVATHGWLETSQVKAVDIGKEFADAGAETFIFTDIATDGMLSGPNIEAVTELAKATGKSVIASGGVSSLEDLRVIKKNEQAGVVGAIVGKAIYTGQFTVQEALKEVK
- the hisF gene encoding imidazole glycerol phosphate synthase subunit HisF translates to MVTKRIIPCLDVKDGRVVKGVQFVQLRDAGDPVELAHFYDDQGADELVFLDISASHEGRKTMEDVVKDVASQLAIPFTVGGGINSLDDMKRILRAGADKVSVNTAAVKNPEVIKEGAQYFGSQCIVVAIDAKFDEKLGSWRVYTHGGREATDREVISWAQEAVQLGAGEILLTSMDRDGEKAGFDVALTKAVSEAVSVPVIASGGAGGAEHFLEILTEGKADAALAASIFHYKETSVQEVKNFLKQSGVNMR
- the hisIE gene encoding bifunctional phosphoribosyl-AMP cyclohydrolase/phosphoribosyl-ATP diphosphatase HisIE, with amino-acid sequence MNIEEIQWNNQGLIPAIVQDAKTKEVLTLAYMNKESYQKTVDTGETWFYSRSRQELWHKGETSGNTQKVVSMKIDCDQDAVVILVEPAGPACHTGTTSCFDKTVFGEDKVSPYDILHKLESVIKSRDEERPEGTYTTYLFEEGVDKILKKVGEESAEVIIAAKNRSHEELKWESADLLYHLLVLLREQRLPLTDVLSVLAERHEKKK
- a CDS encoding tetratricopeptide repeat protein, with the protein product MRKDSNIMSETGKIVSFIPTGEYYFSKGLKSYRRRDLKKAKKYFSRAFDLEPLEPIIACQLAIVETELGNYEQSNQLLHLILDELDSFMNECNYFLANNYAHLGMFKEAAEHTTAYLKENPDGEFAEDAEDLLEVIRLDGDLAIETIYEQDELITMQDKAKDLLEMGNFEKAISVLEEIIHKYPEFWSAYNNLALAYYYLGDLKKSHEILHDVLEKSPGNLHALCNLTVFMYYEKREDELNQLLEVLRKIRPLIPEHQFKLGATFALVGQFEDAYFWLKKLYKAGFQGDASFYYWLSHAAYQTGHQKTAYTVWEHVKEMSPEKEGSEPWNHSSQEKLGYEHHISSIVKRLNSPYEEDRLFGIFLLSVTDDKQKVTSHPDFCDIETLSIYEKWYLAYVLGMELTGQTEEKFVEMAHETALKLYNRYHPIGHEETGLFLLWFSALPALFEQSYRPGSQDRFAAATEYLWCKFREKKKSQKEIAEIYHISPSTLRKYVKFIEDLIFQA
- the trxB gene encoding thioredoxin-disulfide reductase, with protein sequence MTEEKIYDVIIIGAGPAGMTAAVYTSRANLSTLMIERGVPGGQMANTEEVENYPGYDHILGPDLSNKMFEHAKKFGAEYAYGDIQEIIDGEEYKTIQAGSKQYKTRAIIIATGAEYKKIGVPGEKELGGRGVSYCAVCDGAFFKNKELVVIGGGDSAVEEGVYLTRFASKVTIVHRRDELRAQKILQQRAFDNEKIDFIWNHTVKEINEKDGKVGSVTLVSTVDGSEQEFKTDGVFVYIGMVPLTKPFANLNITNEAGYIETNSEMETKVPGIFAAGDVREKTLRQIVTATGDGSIAAQSAQHYIEELKEKLKVK
- a CDS encoding NUDIX hydrolase, whose product is MQRVTNCLLLKDHKVLLLQKPRRGWWVAPGGKMEPGESIRDAAIREFREETGIYLRNPNVKGIFTFIMKDGDEILNEWMMFTFFAEESDGVSVKRSEEGVLKWHDIDEIKTLPMAEGDHHILDYMVHGKGIIYGTFTYTPDFELLSYRLDPS
- the rapZ gene encoding RNase adapter RapZ, whose product is MSAGSVSDVQLVIITGMSGAGKTVAIQSFEDLGFFCVDNLPPTLLPKFLELMKDSGNKMNKVAVVMDLRGRDFFEHLFKALDEIVETTWVSPQILFLNASDSVLVRRYKETRRSHPLAPSGLPLEGIQQERQLLEELKGRAQLIYDTSEMKPKELRERILTEFSVNKRAYFTVNVMSFGFKHGLPIDADLVFDVRFLPNPHYIEHMRPRTGLDEDVANYVMKWNDTQKFLEKVTDLLSFMLPHYKREGKRQLVIAIGCTGGQHRSVALSEYIGHYFSADYHTRITHRDIKRRKEIST
- a CDS encoding gluconeogenesis factor YvcK family protein, giving the protein MTSSNRKVVIIGGGTGLPVLLRGLKKYPIDITAIVTVADDGGSSGRLRNEMDIPPPGDIRNVLAALSDVEPLVEQLFQHRFNTSNELSGHSLGNLIIAALTSITGDFVHAVQEMSRVLNVHGKVLPAANQSVVLHAVMEDETVVSGESKIPYSGKKIDRVFLTPENVKPLPEAVRAITEADLIVIGPGSLYTSILPNLLVPQIGEAVCRAKAKKVYICNLMTQAGETLDYTASDHVQAVYDHLECASIDTILVNNKPIPAEIQARYKEELAKPVIYDLERLTSIGLNVVQDEFVSYTNGVIRHDTKKVARILYSLINQPK